From the genome of Latilactobacillus curvatus JCM 1096 = DSM 20019:
TTAATTAAAACCCATCAGATTGCCTTTTTAGTGATTAATAAGCAAGAAGAAAGTCCCATTATTAAACAAATGCACGAACTAGCGGATAAAGAAGGGGTGCCAGTTGTACAAGTAACTGAAACACTACCCGCTAAAAAAACATATTTAACATGGATGCAACAGCAATTTGATGCAGTTAGAAAGGCTCAGGATTCAAAATGACAGAATTAGTGAATGCACAACATTTAGGGCTTGCCTTTAGTAATCGACAAGTACTAAAAGATCTCAGTTTTACGATCGAACGTGGTAGCATGACGAGTTTAATCGGTCCAAACGGGGTTGGTAAAACAACTTTGGTGCGCCTATTAATCGGTAATTTACAACCGACAGAAGGACAACTCGTTTTTAACCCGGATAAGCAAAAGCTAAACATCGGTTATGTGCCACAGTTTAGAAATTTAGAAGCTGAATATCCGTTGTCCATTCGTAGTTTTGTGAGTTTGAATCAACTTGATAGCCACTTACCGTGGAAATCGCGCAAAGAACGCCAAGCGCTTGATCAAATTTTAGAACAGACCCATCTAACCGCGTTGCAAAAGACGACCGTGGGGAATGCTTCTGGTGGTGAAAAGCAAAAGGCGTATTTAGCCCAAGCATTAATCAGTAAACCAGACTTGTTGATTTTAGACGAATCGACAGCGAGTTTGGATATTGAAACTAAAGAAGAAGTGATGGCCTTGGTTGCAGAGTTGAACCGGGAACATGGTTTGACGGTTATTTTTGTGACCCACGATTTAGAATTGGCCCGGAAATACACGGATCAATACCTATTTTTAAAACGAGGTCAATATGAAGCCGGACCAATGAGTCAGTTGGATCCCAATTTGGAATTAGATTAAAGCGGA
Proteins encoded in this window:
- a CDS encoding metal ABC transporter ATP-binding protein: MTELVNAQHLGLAFSNRQVLKDLSFTIERGSMTSLIGPNGVGKTTLVRLLIGNLQPTEGQLVFNPDKQKLNIGYVPQFRNLEAEYPLSIRSFVSLNQLDSHLPWKSRKERQALDQILEQTHLTALQKTTVGNASGGEKQKAYLAQALISKPDLLILDESTASLDIETKEEVMALVAELNREHGLTVIFVTHDLELARKYTDQYLFLKRGQYEAGPMSQLDPNLELD